A region of Terriglobia bacterium DNA encodes the following proteins:
- a CDS encoding EamA family transporter, protein MTRADQPSFPRSHLVGYVALCLIWGSTWLAIRIAVQDIPPLEAAAIRFFAAAALLTALAAAQRKRWPRDPGQWIALLVLSVTMIAIPYGLLFWAEQYVTSSMTAVLYSAMPLAVALFTPMMTHRTVPRRAVFAMVVAFGGLLTVFIDGLSYSGRAMMGGAAVLLAMLMSSWSAIYAKARLHDVDSVVATALQLLFGGVMLAWATWALEAHRHAVWTHPALWAMVFLTLFGSCAAFVIYYWLLKKMQPYQLSTISLIVPVIAVLEGALIRQEPVPLLVALAIIVILGAVGAVLLARNQNEQPKDASGRVLISQEEAAASQEPAVQRPAVQRNSE, encoded by the coding sequence ATGACCCGCGCTGACCAGCCATCGTTTCCCCGCAGCCACTTGGTGGGCTATGTTGCGCTTTGCCTGATCTGGGGAAGCACCTGGCTGGCCATCCGCATCGCGGTGCAGGACATTCCTCCACTGGAAGCCGCGGCCATCCGCTTTTTTGCCGCAGCTGCTCTGCTCACGGCGCTGGCCGCAGCGCAAAGGAAACGCTGGCCGCGTGATCCCGGCCAATGGATCGCGTTGCTGGTCTTGAGCGTGACCATGATTGCCATCCCCTACGGGCTGCTGTTTTGGGCCGAACAGTACGTCACGTCTTCGATGACCGCCGTCCTCTATTCGGCCATGCCCCTGGCTGTGGCCCTGTTCACGCCGATGATGACCCATCGCACCGTCCCGCGACGCGCGGTGTTCGCCATGGTGGTTGCCTTTGGCGGTCTGCTCACCGTTTTCATTGACGGTCTGAGCTACAGCGGGCGGGCCATGATGGGCGGAGCCGCGGTGCTGCTGGCCATGCTGATGAGTTCCTGGTCCGCGATATACGCCAAAGCTCGCTTGCACGACGTGGACTCCGTGGTGGCCACGGCGCTGCAACTGTTGTTCGGCGGCGTGATGCTGGCGTGGGCCACCTGGGCGCTGGAAGCCCATCGCCACGCGGTGTGGACCCATCCGGCGCTGTGGGCCATGGTCTTCCTCACCTTGTTTGGCTCGTGCGCCGCCTTCGTCATTTATTATTGGTTGCTGAAAAAAATGCAGCCCTATCAACTCTCCACCATCAGCCTGATCGTCCCCGTGATTGCCGTCCTGGAAGGCGCGTTGATCCGGCAGGAGCCGGTACCGCTCTTGGTTGCGCTGGCAATCATCGTAATTCTGGGCGCGGTGGGCGCCGTGCTTTTGGCGCGCAATCAAAACGAACAACCGAAAGACGCAAGCGGCAGGGTCTTGATAAGCCAGGAAGAAGCGGCAGCAAGCCAAGAACCAGCAGTTCAAAGGCCAGCCGTTCAAAGGAACTCCGAATGA
- a CDS encoding IS1595 family transposase, whose protein sequence is MTIPEINILFPTDARCRALLQRLRWPEGVMCPRCKDTRVSVLQDYGRFECVGCEYQFTVTSGTIFHDSHLPLTKWFLAVLLLVEARKGISAKQLQRTIGMGYKTAWYLCHRIRKAMAGAHKPMLDGTIEMDETYVGGKQRGLGHGWRTRKTKQVVIGIRQRSGDVRFFHAEDAKTGTLAKYIKENISTDVDVIVTDDLPAYQKAVGKAKHETVNHTAKEYVRGDIHTNTVESAFSLLKRGIIGTWHKISAKHLAAYLEEMEFRFNRRKRSDLFVDTLRHMITANPLTFENLTAASKEEPVHG, encoded by the coding sequence ATGACCATCCCTGAAATCAATATTCTTTTTCCTACAGATGCACGTTGCCGTGCGTTGCTTCAACGTCTGCGCTGGCCGGAAGGTGTTATGTGTCCGCGCTGCAAAGACACGCGAGTTTCTGTGCTTCAGGACTATGGCCGGTTTGAGTGTGTTGGATGTGAGTACCAGTTCACGGTTACCAGCGGAACTATTTTCCATGACTCTCACTTGCCCCTTACAAAGTGGTTTCTTGCCGTCCTGCTTCTGGTTGAAGCCCGTAAGGGAATCAGCGCGAAACAGTTGCAACGCACAATTGGCATGGGCTACAAAACCGCGTGGTATCTGTGTCACCGCATCCGGAAAGCTATGGCCGGAGCGCACAAGCCCATGCTGGACGGAACGATTGAAATGGACGAAACCTATGTGGGTGGAAAGCAACGCGGCCTTGGGCACGGATGGCGCACACGCAAAACAAAGCAAGTAGTCATTGGAATCAGACAGCGCAGCGGAGACGTGCGATTTTTCCATGCAGAAGACGCCAAAACCGGAACCCTGGCCAAGTACATCAAAGAAAATATCAGCACAGATGTGGACGTGATCGTGACTGACGATCTCCCTGCATATCAGAAAGCCGTTGGAAAAGCCAAACATGAAACCGTCAATCACACAGCCAAGGAATATGTTCGCGGAGACATTCACACGAACACGGTGGAATCCGCATTCTCTCTCTTGAAGCGCGGCATTATTGGTACGTGGCATAAAATCAGCGCGAAGCATCTCGCCGCATACCTTGAGGAAATGGAATTCCGATTTAACCGCCGGAAGCGCTCCGATTTGTTTGTTGATACCTTGCGTCATATGATTACAGCCAATCCGTTAACTTTTGAAAATTTAACTGCTGCGTCTAAAGAGGAACCTGTGCATGGATAA
- a CDS encoding FAD-dependent oxidoreductase produces MKCWDAIIAGAGIIGVATALELRERGAEVLLLDRGEPGREASSAAAGMLCGVDPETPLRLRDMARECARVYPGFVAKVEGASGIRVDHRRQGTIALDPEDGDAALPEEFRALSLAELSDLEPALQSRNLKAFFVQEDCVDPDLLMQALVRTAELRGIEIRRGVAMREMRAVPGRSTGGLIEVVTNAGPLVAKATVNCCGSWSGAPVAPRKGQMLYVQPQRAGLMQHVVRAPDSYMVPRSNGKVLLGTTVEDAGFDKSVVPATIQKLHAAAARYFPELASAPVTATWTGLRPGSPDDLPLMGETETPGVFVASGHFRNGILLAPLTAQIMANLVMGKPPGTDISAFSPLRFAGKDQ; encoded by the coding sequence GTGAAATGCTGGGACGCGATTATCGCCGGCGCGGGCATCATTGGCGTGGCCACGGCGCTGGAGCTGCGCGAGCGCGGCGCTGAAGTGCTGCTGCTGGACCGCGGTGAGCCGGGCCGCGAAGCTTCGTCCGCCGCGGCCGGCATGCTGTGCGGGGTTGATCCGGAGACGCCCTTGCGCTTGAGGGACATGGCCCGCGAATGCGCGCGGGTTTATCCGGGCTTTGTGGCGAAGGTGGAGGGCGCTTCGGGAATTCGCGTGGACCATCGCCGCCAGGGAACGATTGCGCTGGATCCGGAAGACGGTGATGCTGCGCTGCCTGAAGAATTCCGCGCGCTGTCTCTCGCCGAGTTGAGCGATCTGGAACCTGCTCTCCAGTCGCGTAATCTGAAGGCGTTTTTTGTCCAGGAAGACTGCGTTGATCCTGATTTGCTGATGCAGGCCCTTGTGCGAACCGCCGAGTTGAGGGGAATAGAAATCAGAAGAGGCGTCGCCATGCGGGAGATGCGCGCGGTTCCGGGGCGAAGTACGGGAGGTCTGATCGAAGTGGTTACCAACGCTGGGCCGCTCGTCGCCAAGGCAACGGTGAACTGTTGCGGATCGTGGTCGGGTGCGCCGGTCGCACCACGCAAGGGCCAGATGCTTTACGTGCAGCCGCAGCGCGCCGGATTGATGCAACACGTGGTGCGCGCACCGGATTCCTACATGGTCCCGCGCAGCAACGGCAAGGTTCTTCTCGGCACCACGGTGGAAGATGCCGGGTTCGACAAGAGCGTAGTGCCTGCCACCATCCAGAAGCTCCACGCGGCCGCTGCGCGCTACTTTCCTGAACTGGCCTCGGCCCCGGTGACCGCCACCTGGACCGGGCTACGCCCCGGTTCGCCCGACGATCTGCCGCTTATGGGCGAAACCGAGACACCGGGCGTCTTTGTGGCCAGCGGACACTTCCGCAACGGCATCCTGCTGGCGCCTTTGACCGCGCAAATCATGGCCAATCTGGTGATGGGCAAGCCTCCGGGGACGGACATCTCAGCGTTTTCGCCGCTGCGCTTCGCGGGCAAAGACCAATAA
- a CDS encoding histidine kinase, with amino-acid sequence MIQLLVKLAAATAVSSTLGRAREFKKLLFTERRSRQKNILFVLFTSIPFALGVYIRCRVKTFMAADMGFEASILIGVMGGRVAGTLAGAITALPAVFYGEYLTLPVNVLAGMLAGSLRHFCRNEEEIWTFSPFVDLSIYRWFKRNLRHPRIDWQTAFFLIIIALQAARLELHYVAPHALWVLSLQSPWALLAVFAFTVATIATPIKIWNLTRIEMKLEEQEKLLLEARLDALQSQINPHFLFNTLNSISSLVRFDPDRARELIVKLSKILRRLLGRHDEFVQLREEIEFVDDYLDIEVVRFGRDKLRVYKHLDPDTLDIVVPAIILQPLVENSIKHGLAPKVDGGSITIRSRLQDGKLMIQVEDDGVGMSSPPAVAAQTKGSGRGIGMMNVAERLHVLFGDAGKMTVQSRDGQGTLVMLEVPVLQQEMLGESASAAIYAARSSTRL; translated from the coding sequence ATGATCCAGCTTTTGGTCAAGCTGGCTGCGGCTACGGCCGTTTCCAGTACACTGGGACGCGCACGCGAATTCAAGAAGCTGCTCTTCACCGAGCGCCGTTCGCGGCAGAAGAACATCCTTTTCGTCCTGTTCACTTCCATTCCCTTCGCGCTGGGCGTTTACATCCGTTGCCGGGTCAAGACGTTCATGGCCGCGGACATGGGATTTGAGGCCTCTATCCTGATCGGCGTGATGGGCGGCCGCGTGGCCGGAACGCTGGCCGGGGCCATCACCGCGCTGCCCGCGGTATTTTACGGCGAGTACCTCACGCTTCCGGTCAACGTGCTGGCCGGAATGCTGGCCGGATCGCTGCGCCACTTCTGCCGCAACGAAGAAGAAATATGGACGTTTTCGCCATTTGTGGATCTCAGTATCTATCGCTGGTTCAAGCGTAATCTGCGCCATCCGCGCATTGACTGGCAGACGGCGTTTTTTCTCATCATTATTGCCCTACAGGCTGCGCGGCTGGAGCTTCATTACGTAGCTCCGCATGCGCTTTGGGTTTTGTCCTTGCAATCGCCGTGGGCCTTGCTGGCGGTGTTCGCCTTTACTGTGGCCACCATCGCCACGCCGATCAAGATATGGAACCTCACGCGCATTGAAATGAAGCTGGAAGAGCAGGAAAAGCTTCTGCTGGAAGCGCGCCTGGACGCGCTGCAAAGCCAGATCAATCCGCATTTTTTGTTCAACACGCTAAACTCTATTTCGTCGCTGGTGCGCTTTGATCCCGACCGCGCGCGCGAACTGATCGTCAAGCTTTCCAAGATTCTCCGCCGGCTGCTGGGCCGGCACGATGAGTTCGTGCAACTCCGCGAAGAAATAGAATTCGTGGACGACTACCTGGACATTGAAGTGGTCCGCTTTGGCCGCGACAAGCTGCGCGTGTACAAACATCTGGACCCTGACACGCTGGACATTGTGGTGCCCGCCATCATTCTGCAGCCGCTGGTGGAAAACAGCATCAAGCACGGTCTGGCGCCCAAAGTGGATGGCGGCAGCATCACCATCCGCAGCCGGTTGCAGGACGGCAAGCTGATGATTCAGGTGGAGGACGACGGCGTGGGCATGAGTTCTCCGCCGGCTGTGGCCGCACAGACCAAAGGCTCAGGACGCGGCATTGGCATGATGAATGTAGCGGAGCGCCTGCACGTGCTCTTTGGCGACGCCGGCAAGATGACGGTCCAAAGCCGCGACGGCCAAGGCACGCTGGTGATGCTGGAAGTGCCGGTGCTCCAGCAGGAGATGCTGGGGGAAAGCGCGTCCGCCGCGATCTACGCCGCGCGCTCCAGCACGCGCTTGTAA
- the bshA gene encoding N-acetyl-alpha-D-glucosaminyl L-malate synthase BshA — MKIGITCYPTYGGSGVVGTELGIELAARGHEVHFIAYQQPIRLTNAHPQIFFHEVTVSQYPLFEYPPYDLALATRMAEVAEIYELDILHVHYAIPHSVSALLARQMLAAQEGSKARKLPFVTTLHGTDITIVGADRSYLPVTRYAIEQSDGVTAISNYLKKVTLQEFAIRRPIEVIYNFVNCDTYMRDPKAAEKRAEFADKDERILVHVSNFRPVKRICDVIEIFDRVHKKMPSRLLLMGDGPDRSRAEWLVSQKGLRDKVEFLGKVDRVNEKLAFADLMLVPSEMESFGLAALEAMASEVPTVGTSVGGVPEVIEHERTGFLAPVGDVETMAGYAIDILSDEKRLREMGKLARWEAQSRFCTTRIIPEYEEFYKRVLERAA; from the coding sequence ATGAAAATCGGTATTACCTGCTATCCCACCTACGGCGGCAGCGGCGTGGTCGGCACCGAGCTGGGCATTGAGCTGGCGGCGCGCGGCCATGAAGTTCACTTCATCGCCTACCAGCAGCCTATTCGTCTGACTAACGCGCACCCCCAGATTTTCTTTCACGAAGTTACGGTGTCGCAATACCCGCTGTTTGAGTATCCTCCGTATGATCTGGCGCTGGCCACGCGCATGGCGGAAGTGGCGGAGATCTACGAGCTGGATATTCTCCACGTGCATTACGCCATTCCGCATTCGGTGAGCGCGCTGCTGGCGCGGCAAATGCTCGCGGCGCAGGAAGGTAGCAAGGCGCGCAAACTGCCGTTTGTGACCACGCTGCACGGCACGGACATTACGATCGTTGGCGCGGACCGCTCCTATCTTCCGGTGACGCGCTATGCCATCGAACAGAGCGACGGTGTTACCGCCATTTCCAATTACCTGAAGAAGGTCACGCTGCAAGAGTTTGCGATCCGGCGTCCCATTGAAGTGATTTACAACTTCGTCAACTGTGATACCTACATGCGTGATCCCAAGGCGGCCGAAAAGCGCGCGGAATTTGCCGACAAAGACGAGCGGATCCTGGTACACGTTTCCAATTTCCGTCCCGTCAAGCGCATCTGTGACGTGATTGAAATCTTTGACCGCGTGCACAAGAAAATGCCTTCGCGGCTGCTGCTGATGGGCGATGGCCCGGATCGCTCGCGCGCCGAATGGCTGGTGAGCCAAAAGGGGCTGCGCGACAAGGTGGAATTTCTGGGCAAAGTGGACCGCGTGAATGAAAAGCTGGCATTCGCGGATCTGATGCTGGTGCCCAGCGAGATGGAATCATTCGGCCTGGCGGCCCTGGAAGCCATGGCGAGCGAGGTGCCGACGGTAGGAACCTCGGTCGGCGGCGTGCCGGAAGTGATTGAGCACGAACGCACCGGCTTTCTCGCCCCGGTGGGCGACGTGGAAACCATGGCCGGTTACGCGATTGATATTTTGTCCGACGAGAAGCGCCTGCGCGAAATGGGCAAGCTGGCGCGATGGGAAGCGCAATCGCGCTTCTGCACCACGAGGATCATTCCGGAATACGAGGAGTTTTACAAGCGCGTGCTGGAGCGCGCGGCGTAG
- a CDS encoding ChbG/HpnK family deacetylase: MRRLIINADDFGLTQGVNRAIREASRSGVVTSATIMANSRAFDEAVASAKALPGLKTGCHVVLIDGEPVSSGLASLTNGGTRFRSSLKQFALAAVRKKISADEIEREAAAQIRKIQAAGIALTHVDTHKHTHMFPHVLRPVLRAARACGLRAVRNPFEPRRSWPVGKVLGAPALWVRAAEVFMLRTFVAEFHKAVREANMLTTDGTVGIAATGVLDQKMLAAILKGLPEGIWELVCHPGYADADLQSAGTRLLGSREAELQALTSAETKSLISRCGIELISYADLS, translated from the coding sequence GTGCGCCGCCTGATCATCAACGCTGACGATTTTGGCCTGACCCAGGGCGTAAACCGCGCCATTAGGGAGGCCAGCCGTTCCGGCGTGGTGACCTCGGCCACCATCATGGCCAACTCGCGAGCGTTTGATGAAGCAGTAGCGTCGGCGAAGGCTTTGCCCGGACTCAAAACCGGTTGCCACGTCGTGCTGATTGACGGTGAGCCTGTTTCTTCCGGCTTGGCGTCTCTTACCAACGGTGGAACGCGATTTCGCTCCAGCCTGAAGCAATTTGCGCTGGCGGCAGTACGCAAGAAGATCTCCGCCGACGAAATCGAGCGTGAAGCCGCGGCGCAGATTCGCAAGATCCAAGCCGCCGGCATCGCGCTCACCCACGTAGACACCCACAAACACACGCACATGTTCCCGCATGTGTTGCGTCCGGTGTTGCGCGCGGCGAGAGCTTGCGGGCTGCGCGCGGTGCGCAATCCCTTTGAGCCGCGGCGCAGTTGGCCCGTAGGAAAAGTTCTGGGCGCGCCGGCGCTGTGGGTGCGAGCTGCCGAAGTTTTCATGCTGCGTACGTTTGTAGCCGAATTTCACAAGGCTGTTCGCGAAGCCAACATGCTCACCACCGACGGCACGGTGGGCATTGCCGCCACCGGGGTGCTTGATCAGAAAATGCTGGCGGCGATTCTCAAAGGGTTGCCGGAAGGCATCTGGGAACTGGTTTGCCATCCCGGATACGCGGACGCCGATCTGCAGTCAGCGGGCACGAGGTTGCTGGGGTCACGCGAAGCCGAGTTGCAGGCGCTTACGTCGGCGGAGACCAAGAGTCTAATCTCACGCTGCGGGATTGAGTTGATTTCGTATGCGGACCTGTCGTGA
- a CDS encoding glycosyl hydrolase, translating into MNFRKLVVVATLAACGTLGFGQPKPKPPKATATPQPPQIDEKLFNAMRWRQVGPFRGGRVLAVTGVPGEPSVFYFGGASSGVWKSSDAGANWQPIFDKQPIASIGAIAVAPSDHNIIYVGSGEACIRGNISYGNGVYKSLDGGKTWKNIGLKDTRHIGALIVDPKNANIVFVAALGHAYGPNEERGVFRSTDGGTTWQKVLFKDAKTGAIDVVFDPSNSSTLFAAMWEVYRTPWSLNSGGAGSGLYKSTDSGSTWTHLEGNGLPAGLLGRIGVSVSGADSSRVYAMIENKDNGGLYRSDDGGENWARVNDEGRFRQRAWYFTHIFADPKSPDTVYALNTGLFRSTDGGKTFTLLPAPHGDHHGLWIDPDNPQRLINGNDGGATVSTDGGATWSTQYNQPTAQFYHVITDKRWPYYIYGAQQDNSTIAIKSYDDDGVIGRQDWFAVGGGESGYIAPYPPDPSITFAGAEAFISRFDKRTEQLVDISVMPLDVSGNGAESLPLRFNWTSPLLISPHDPNTLYWAGEKLFKSTNAGQSWDAISPDLTRNDKSKQKPSGGPITLDITSVEYFDTIFAVAESPVKKDTIWAGTDDGLVQLSADGGQHWSNVTPKDMPEWSLISIIEASHYDAGTAYVAVDRHKLDDFRPLIFRTRDSGKTWILTAGGIPEGSYVRSVREDPKRKGLLFAGTETGVYFSTDDGGHWQALKLNLPVVPIHDLEIHDDDLIAATHGRSFWVLDDITPLRQVEPGMAVAEMTLYKPQIALRLHLPTDIERRGPVGDNPPPGAIINYYFKTAPKDEATLEIFDSGGKLVRRLSSKEKKEFEQPQEWPDQVKEVTTIPAAAGMNRYAWNLRWEQPVKIPGAFYSGQGPQGPIAMPGQYTVKLTAGGQSQTQTLELALDPRTKDMKLDDLQKQFDLAMQVRDANTDLHRGVNQIRALRAELKALHQRLESDAAMKPLLSQADALDKKMTPVEERLIQVNMKGSEGNLAFPNMFNEQLDTFSTIVQFGDGAPTRQQYEVFKMLRGQVDEQLAAWKQIMFTDVPAFNELVKTSNVPALYLRPGE; encoded by the coding sequence ATGAACTTCCGGAAATTAGTTGTCGTCGCCACTCTTGCTGCTTGTGGAACGCTCGGTTTTGGTCAGCCGAAACCGAAACCGCCAAAAGCAACTGCAACTCCGCAGCCTCCACAGATTGACGAAAAGCTGTTCAACGCCATGCGCTGGCGGCAAGTGGGCCCGTTTCGCGGCGGGAGAGTGCTGGCCGTGACCGGCGTGCCGGGCGAGCCTAGCGTCTTCTATTTTGGCGGAGCGTCCAGCGGCGTCTGGAAGTCCAGTGACGCCGGCGCCAACTGGCAGCCCATCTTCGATAAGCAGCCGATTGCGTCCATCGGGGCCATCGCGGTTGCGCCCTCGGACCACAACATTATCTATGTCGGCTCCGGCGAGGCCTGTATCCGCGGCAACATTTCTTACGGCAACGGCGTGTACAAGAGCCTGGATGGCGGAAAGACCTGGAAGAACATTGGCCTGAAGGACACGCGGCACATCGGCGCCCTGATTGTTGATCCCAAGAACGCGAACATCGTCTTTGTCGCGGCGCTGGGCCACGCTTATGGTCCCAATGAAGAGCGCGGCGTCTTCCGCAGCACTGACGGGGGAACTACCTGGCAGAAAGTTCTCTTCAAAGATGCGAAGACCGGCGCGATTGATGTGGTCTTTGATCCCAGCAATTCCAGCACGCTGTTCGCCGCGATGTGGGAGGTCTATCGCACGCCGTGGAGCCTGAACAGCGGCGGCGCCGGCAGCGGTCTCTACAAATCCACGGACAGCGGCAGCACATGGACGCACCTGGAAGGGAACGGCCTTCCCGCGGGCCTTCTGGGACGCATTGGCGTCTCGGTTTCCGGAGCCGACTCCAGCCGCGTGTACGCCATGATTGAGAACAAAGATAACGGCGGCCTGTATCGCTCTGACGACGGCGGCGAAAACTGGGCTCGCGTGAACGACGAAGGCCGTTTCCGCCAGCGTGCCTGGTACTTTACCCACATCTTTGCCGATCCCAAGTCGCCCGACACGGTATACGCCCTGAACACGGGACTGTTTCGTTCCACTGACGGCGGCAAGACGTTCACCCTGTTGCCCGCGCCGCACGGTGATCATCACGGCCTGTGGATTGATCCTGACAATCCGCAGCGCTTGATCAACGGTAACGACGGCGGAGCAACGGTCTCCACCGACGGCGGCGCCACCTGGAGCACGCAATACAACCAGCCCACCGCGCAGTTTTACCACGTGATTACCGACAAGCGCTGGCCGTATTACATCTATGGCGCGCAGCAGGACAACTCCACCATCGCCATCAAGAGTTATGACGATGACGGCGTCATCGGGCGGCAAGACTGGTTCGCCGTCGGCGGCGGTGAAAGCGGATACATCGCGCCCTACCCGCCGGATCCCAGCATCACTTTCGCCGGAGCTGAGGCTTTCATCTCGCGCTTTGACAAGCGCACCGAGCAACTGGTGGACATTTCCGTGATGCCGCTCGACGTTTCCGGCAACGGCGCTGAAAGCCTGCCGCTGCGCTTCAACTGGACTTCACCGCTGCTGATTTCGCCGCACGATCCCAACACCCTTTACTGGGCGGGCGAGAAACTTTTCAAGTCCACCAATGCAGGGCAAAGCTGGGACGCCATCAGTCCGGACCTGACACGCAATGACAAATCCAAGCAGAAGCCGTCCGGAGGGCCCATCACGCTGGACATTACGAGCGTGGAGTATTTTGACACCATCTTTGCCGTGGCCGAATCGCCGGTAAAGAAAGACACCATCTGGGCGGGCACCGACGATGGCCTGGTCCAATTGAGCGCGGACGGCGGCCAGCACTGGAGCAACGTTACGCCCAAAGACATGCCGGAATGGAGCTTGATCAGCATCATTGAGGCATCGCATTACGATGCGGGCACGGCCTACGTCGCCGTGGACCGCCATAAGCTGGACGACTTCCGCCCGCTGATCTTCCGCACTCGCGATTCCGGCAAAACGTGGATCCTCACCGCTGGCGGCATTCCAGAAGGTTCGTACGTGCGTTCCGTGCGGGAAGATCCCAAGCGCAAAGGCCTGCTCTTTGCCGGCACGGAGACCGGCGTCTATTTCTCCACCGACGACGGCGGCCACTGGCAGGCCCTGAAGCTCAACTTGCCCGTAGTCCCCATTCACGACCTGGAAATCCATGATGACGATCTGATTGCCGCCACCCACGGCCGCTCGTTCTGGGTGCTGGATGACATCACCCCTCTGCGTCAGGTGGAACCAGGCATGGCTGTCGCCGAGATGACGCTCTATAAGCCGCAGATCGCACTGCGCCTGCACTTGCCCACGGACATTGAGCGCCGTGGTCCGGTAGGCGACAACCCGCCGCCCGGCGCCATCATTAATTACTACTTCAAGACCGCGCCCAAGGACGAGGCGACGCTGGAGATCTTTGACAGCGGCGGCAAGCTGGTGCGCCGGCTTTCCAGCAAAGAGAAGAAAGAATTTGAGCAGCCGCAGGAATGGCCCGACCAGGTGAAAGAAGTCACCACCATTCCCGCCGCGGCCGGCATGAATCGATATGCCTGGAACCTGCGCTGGGAGCAGCCGGTAAAAATTCCCGGAGCCTTTTACAGCGGACAAGGCCCCCAGGGGCCTATCGCCATGCCAGGGCAATACACGGTGAAGCTCACCGCGGGCGGCCAAAGCCAGACACAAACGCTGGAACTGGCGCTTGATCCGCGCACGAAAGACATGAAGCTGGACGACCTGCAGAAACAATTTGACCTGGCCATGCAGGTGCGCGACGCCAACACCGATCTGCACCGCGGCGTAAACCAGATTCGCGCCCTGCGTGCTGAACTCAAAGCCCTGCATCAGCGGCTGGAGAGCGATGCCGCCATGAAGCCGCTGCTCTCCCAGGCGGACGCCCTCGACAAAAAGATGACTCCGGTGGAAGAACGGCTGATTCAGGTGAACATGAAGGGATCGGAGGGCAACCTGGCGTTCCCCAACATGTTCAACGAGCAGTTGGACACCTTCAGCACCATCGTCCAGTTCGGCGACGGCGCACCAACCAGACAGCAGTATGAAGTCTTCAAAATGCTGCGCGGCCAGGTGGACGAACAACTGGCAGCATGGAAGCAGATCATGTTCACCGACGTCCCGGCATTCAACGAACTGGTGAAGACCAGCAACGTGCCGGCGTTGTACCTGCGGCCGGGAGAGTAG
- a CDS encoding aspartyl protease family protein: MFRHGDFRAAADAYRVLASRNPSPDPYAGLVQSLLKLDDVASAEDESRRALEHFPQSALLHSTRGDVYFRRGLMAEAEAEYESASKLDAKCPRAWLGKGKLLLAMSRQAQAQAAFTKAHELAPDDGDILYNWAALLPYPENVRGLEKHLAEYRSDRDQERRERDFVELLRHIAGRKFWVAAKDVSQAEIKMEIVTPRPRMVRGAGLRVRFNDSTSATLLLDTGATWVTIPRKLAEKIGARRISDYGLEGAGESGPAAGYFAWVDKVAIGELEFHDCLVHVSMKGDMGDIEGIVGVNVLAQHLVTLDFPAHRLRLTPLPAPSAAPSEARVRADAPAERVRLFFSFGHLLLLPTLVNGSANGLFLLDTGANASSITTALARQAGKLRDATPHVSGMSGEVKKVFALDDAALRFSPATQTVDTLVAFDRPSLSKELGTEVSGFIGYDLLQKMKVTLNYRDGVVELGK, encoded by the coding sequence TTGTTTCGCCACGGCGACTTCCGCGCCGCTGCCGACGCATATCGCGTGCTGGCAAGCCGTAACCCTTCGCCGGATCCGTACGCCGGCCTGGTGCAGAGCCTGCTCAAACTGGATGACGTGGCAAGCGCGGAAGACGAATCGCGCAGAGCGCTGGAACATTTTCCCCAGTCCGCGCTGCTACACTCGACGCGCGGCGACGTTTACTTCCGCCGCGGGCTGATGGCGGAAGCCGAAGCGGAGTACGAGTCCGCCAGTAAACTGGACGCGAAGTGTCCCCGTGCGTGGCTGGGGAAAGGGAAGCTCTTGCTGGCGATGTCTCGCCAGGCCCAGGCCCAGGCGGCGTTCACAAAGGCTCATGAGTTGGCCCCGGATGACGGAGACATCCTCTACAACTGGGCGGCGCTGCTGCCGTATCCGGAGAACGTCCGCGGGCTGGAAAAGCATCTGGCGGAATACCGCTCTGACCGCGACCAAGAGCGCCGCGAGCGCGATTTTGTGGAACTGCTCCGGCACATTGCCGGCCGCAAGTTCTGGGTCGCGGCGAAAGACGTGAGCCAGGCGGAAATCAAAATGGAAATCGTCACGCCCCGCCCGCGGATGGTGCGGGGCGCGGGCCTGCGCGTCAGGTTCAATGATTCCACCAGCGCCACTCTGCTGCTCGACACCGGCGCCACATGGGTCACCATTCCTCGCAAGCTGGCCGAAAAAATTGGCGCCAGGAGGATTTCCGACTACGGACTGGAAGGCGCCGGCGAGTCCGGGCCGGCAGCCGGGTATTTTGCCTGGGTGGACAAGGTGGCCATCGGCGAACTGGAATTCCACGATTGCCTGGTCCACGTCTCCATGAAGGGCGACATGGGAGACATTGAAGGCATCGTGGGTGTCAACGTTCTTGCTCAGCATCTGGTCACGCTGGATTTTCCCGCGCACCGCCTGCGCCTGACACCGTTGCCCGCGCCTTCCGCCGCGCCAAGTGAAGCCCGCGTCCGCGCCGATGCTCCGGCAGAGCGGGTGCGGCTGTTCTTCAGCTTTGGACATCTCCTCCTTCTTCCCACGCTGGTGAATGGCTCTGCCAACGGCCTCTTCCTCCTGGACACGGGGGCCAATGCCAGTTCCATCACCACTGCATTGGCCCGGCAAGCCGGCAAACTGCGTGACGCTACGCCCCACGTCAGCGGCATGAGCGGCGAAGTAAAAAAGGTATTTGCCCTGGACGACGCCGCGCTGCGCTTTTCTCCCGCAACCCAAACGGTGGACACTCTCGTGGCCTTTGATCGCCCGTCGCTCAGCAAGGAGCTGGGGACGGAAGTCTCCGGCTTCATCGGATACGATCTTCTGCAAAAGATGAAGGTGACGCTCAATTATCGCGACGGCGTGGTGGAGCTAGGCAAGTAG